The DNA sequence ACTCATCGCATCGAGTACCTTTAAAGCTTTAGGGTCTTTTTGCGCATAAGCAAAAGAGGCCATCATGAAACAGAGTAAAAATGCAAAGATATTTTTCATGTTAAATATTAGTTTCAATATAGTGTTCAAGTTCTTAACTATAATCAATAACAAGATTACTCATTAAGGTTGAGAATTATAATTTAAATTTCAATTATTCGGTTGAATTGCGCAAATATCAGACTACATATTGTCTAATAACTGTTCGAGGGCATATTCATCATTGACCAACAGCTCGCGAGCTTTGGAGCCCTGAGCCGGCCCAACGATGCCTGCGGCTTCAAGCTGATCGATGATTCTGCCTGCGCGGTTGTAGCCCAGTTTCAGTTTTCGCTGAATCAGTGAAGTGGAGCCCGACTGATGACGGATAACCGTGTAGGCCGCTTCTTCAAAAAGGACATCACGCTCGGAAAGGTCCACACCGGCAGCACCGTTTTCCCCTTCTTCACCGACATACTCAGGAAGCAGGTAAGCCGTTGAGTAACTTCTTTGTTCACTGATAAAATCACAAACACGGTCCACTTCAGGAGTGTCCACAAAAGCACACTGCAGACGAATCAGGTCGCTGCCCTGCGAGAGTAGCATATCTCCACGGCCAATAAGCTGTTCTGCGCCACCCGCATCAAGAATGGTGCGGGAGTCAATCTTTGAGGTTACTTTGAAAGAGAGTCGTGCAGGGAAGTTGGCTTTGATAATCCCGGTAATCACATTGACCGATGGGCGCTGGGTTGCTACCACCAGGTGAATCCCAATTGCTCGGGCAAGTTGTGCCAGGCGGGCGATAGGCGTTTCGACTTCCTTGCCGGCGGTCATCATCAAATCGGCTAGCTCGTCAATCACCAACACAATGTAAGGCAGGAAGCGGTGACCGTCAAGCGGATTCAGCTTGCGCGATACAAATTTGGCATTGTATTCTTTGATGTTTCGGCAACCGGCATTTTTGAGCAGGTCGTATCGGCTATCCATTTCAATACAAAGGGAATTCAGTGTATTGACCACCTTTTTGGTATCTGTGATAATGGCTTCATCCTCATCGGGAAGCTTGGCCAGAAAGTGTTTTTCAATTTTATTGTAAAGGGTCAGCTCCACTTTTTTAGGATCGACCAAGATGAATTTCAGTTCCGAAGGGTGCTTTTTGTAAAGCAGGGAAGTAAGCACGGCATTCAGCCCTACGGATTTACCCTGCCCCGTGGCCCCGGCAATCAGCAGGTGGGGCATTTTGGCCAGATCAAAGACAAAAACTTCGTTGGAAATGGTCTTTCCAATAACCACAGGAAGGATTTTGTTGCTTTTCTGAAATTTGTCGGTATCGAGTACCGAACGCATCGACACCATTTCTTTCACGGTGTTTGGTACTTCAATACCCACCGTTCCCTTACCCGGAATTGGGGCGATAATACGGATACCCAATGCCGATAATGAGAGGGCGATGTCGTCCTCAAGGTTTTTGATTTTTGAAATTTTCACCCCCCGTGCCGGAACAATCTCATACAGGGTAACGGTCGGCCCGATCGTCGCCTTAATGCTGTCAATATTAATGCGGAAATTTTGCAGGGTTTCCACAATTTTATCGGAATTTTCCTGCAATTCTTCTTCGGAAATTTCCTGATCGTTGGGAGGGTAGGCCGTTAGCAGTTCTGCCGAAGGGAACTCGTAGGAGCCCAAATCGAGGTGGGGATCATAAGGTTCCGAATTGAGTACGTTTGTTGCCTCATCTTCGTCCTCTTCTGCCTTATCATCCACTTCAGCAACTTCCACGCTGAGTTCAAGGTTTTCCTCTTCTTCCGCAGTAATTTCCTGCTTTTTTTTCGGGAGTGGCAGGGGAATTTCTTGGGCTTCGGAAGCGTCATTTTCTGACTCCGGAGTGGCACTGTCCTCATTTGGTGTCAGTGCTTCCTCTTCAGGAACCAAAACCTTATTTCTCATGCTCTGGGGTTTGAGAACCACTTCTGGCACTTCAAAAGGCAAAGGTTCTTCCTCCGTTTCCTGCTGAGGTTCGGGCGGTGTCTTTTCGATCGTCAAGGCCACTTTTTTTGGCGCAGGGGCAGCGGGTTTGTTGTTCTTTGGCTGAAGTTCCTCCTGTGCGCTAACGGGCGGTATTGGTGCTTCTTCAGTCAGTTCTTCCTCCTGATCTGTGGCATCTGTATCTTCCGAATGTTTTCTTTTCAGGAAGTCAGGGGCAGAAAATTGCGGTAAGCGCAATGATTCCTTGATATCGAAAAAGTAAATGATGAATGTTCCGACAATAATGAGCAGAATGATGAACGCTCCCCATCCAAAAAGTTCATCGAAGAGCAGGGCGATTTCATGGCCAATGCCTCCGCCTAAAAACGACCAGTAGCCGTGATAAGTGCGGCTCTCTGACATGAGCAGGCACAGGGACATAAATGTCGCCAGCCACAGGTTGAAGAAGATGATGAAATTTCGGATTCTGCGCAGGTCAATTGTTACTTTGTCGAAAGTTATTTTTGCGCCCCAAAGAAAGATCAGTACCGGAATGGTGAAAGAGGCTACGCCCGTAAGGCGGTACATGAAAATATAAGATACCCATGCGCCTGTGATGCCGAGCCAGTTGGCGGCTTCAACACCTGCCGCCCGAACGCCGGTGGCCAAAAAGGATTCCATAATACTCTGGTCGGCGTGGCCGGTGAAAATAAAAGAGATCATGGCCAGGGTGGCAAATGCCGCGCCGAGCATCAGGAAAATTCCTGACGATAACTGGAAGCGCTTATCCTTATGAAAGGTAGGGCGTTTCAGTTTTGTTTTCTTCTTTTTGCTCTCGGGGGTTGCTTTCTGTTTTTGAGCACTGACTTTTGGAGCGGGCGCGCTATTGGCACTCTCCTTTGGTGTATTATTGGTAATGAATGTGTTCTCAGCCATAATGGGAATAGATCTTCCGAAGATGTACAGAAGTATTTTCGTTTGAATAAGCTGGGGCGCTTTAAACGGTCATCCTGCAAGTCAAAAATTGCCCCAATCTATATTTGCGAAGATAAGCAAAAATTGGGGAATGGCGATTGGTAAGGCAGAGAACATAAAAAAAGCACGAAAAAAATCGTGCTCTTATGGTTGCTTATTATCCTGAAGGGGCCTTTTTACAAGCCGGCTTTCAGGATGGCTTTGTTGATTTCTTTCATGAAGGAAGGGCCCTGATAAATGAAGCCAGAATAAATCTGTACCAGGGCGGCACCTGCTTTCATTTTTTCCACGGCATCTTCGGGGCTGTTGATTCCCCCTACGCCAACAATAGGGAATGCACCATTGGATTGCTTGTGTAAATAGCGGATCACTTCCGTGGAGCGTTCGCGCAGTGGCGCACCGCTTAAGCCGCCGGCACCAATTTCCTCAATACGGTTGTCGGTGGTTTGGAGCCCGCCACGTTCGATGGTCGTGTTGGTGGCAATCACTCCGTCAATGTTCACCTCCTGAACGATTTCAATAATGTCGTTGAGCTGCTCGTTGGTTAAATCTGGCGCAATTTTCAGCAGAATAGGCTTCGGCTGGTCTTTGGTGGCGTTCAGTGCCTTTACCTCAGAGAGTAATTTTTTCAGGGGTTCTTTTTCCTGAAGCTCACGGAGGTTAGGCGTATTTGGCGAACTGATGTTACAGGTGAAGTAATCCACATGAGGGAAGAGCGCTTCAAAGGCTAATTTATAATCCTCGAATGCTTCTTCGTTAGGGGTAACTTTATTTTTACCGATGTTCCCTCCAACAATAATGGAAGAAGAACGCTTCTTCAGACGCTCAATGGTTGCCTCTACGCCGTCGTTGTTAAAACCCATGCGGTTAATCAGTGCCTGATCTTCCGGCAAGCGGAAAATTCGTGGACGCGGATTCCCCGGCTGGCCCTTTGGGGTTACGGTGCCAATTTCAATGTGGCCAAAACCCATTTGTGCAAATTCGTCAATCAGTTTGGCGTCTTTATCAAACCCTGCGGCAAGGCCTACGGGGTTGGGGAACTTGATGCCGAAAACTTCGCGTTCCAGTTTGGGGTGCTTGAAATTGAACAGGGCACGGCAAATAGGGCGGGAAAATGGAATCGACAGGCTGCCTTTCAGCATTTTGACGATGGCATGATGAATGTCTTCAGGATCATGTTTGAATAAAAATGGACGAATGACGGACTTGTACACGTTGTTAGATAGAATTTATGAAATGGATGAAACGATGGGGCAGCCCAGAAGGGACTGACACAAAAAGCAATAAAAAACCGCTCCCCAATAAAAGGAAGCGGTTATCAATAATATTATTCGGCAGCCTCAGGGCTGTCAGCATCGGCACTCTCCTCGAAAACCTCAGGGGCTTCCGAAAGTAACGTTTTGTACCAACTCACTAATTTTTTAATGTCAGAGGTGTAAACACGCTCTTCATCGTGGTTCGGCAAAATATGGCGCATGAATGAACGCAACTCTTCAGTAGAAGAAGTACTGTTCACCCCTGGGTCTTCACCGAATTCCTCACGAATTTTCAACATTACATCACGCAAAGGACAAGCGCCTTCATCGTCAGTGGTGTAAATAGAAATCTCTTGAAGGATAGAAACGCGGCTGTTTGCGTTTGCTACCAATTTTTTTCCAGGCTCGTTGATACTCTCAACGATAACTCCCGCGCGGGTAGGTTTCAATACTTTGAATAGCCCACCTTTACCTGCAATCGCACAAATCTCTGAAAAGTTCATATTATAATATTTTTATCCAAATAAGGTATTTGTCTTTTTCTCAAACGAGGGCAAACTTAAAATATTTGCCATTGATATAAAAGAAGATTAATGATTTCCTACGCCCGAGTGGAAACCTTCGGCAATTTCACCGATGAAAGCAAGGAGTTCTTCCCTGCCCAGGCCACTTTCGGAGCTTGTGGTAATCATGGTTGGGAGTTCCTCCCATGTTTTCTTCATAATTTTGCGGTACTTCGCAATATTGGACTGTAGCTTGGTGTGCGATTGTTTGTCGCATTTGGTAAAGACAATCACAAAAGGGATTTCATTTTCGCCAAGCCAGTTCATAAAGGCGGTATCCACCTTCTGCGGCTCATGGCGTGAATCAACCAAAACGAAAGTACAGAGCAAATTTTCGCGTGCTTTCAGGTAGGTTTCGATCATTTTTCCCCATTTGCTGCGGCTTGTTTTACTCACCTTTGCATAACCGTAACCAGGCAAATCGACCAGGTACCATTCATCATTGATCTCAAAGTGATTGATCAGCTGTGTTTTTCCTGGCGTCGAAGAGGTTTTTGCCAAGCTTTTACGCTCCGTCAAGGCGTTGATCAAGCTGGATTTTCCGACATTGGAGCGGCCAATGAAGGCGAATTCAGCTTTGTTCGCTTTTGGGCATTTAGAGATATCAGTATTACTGATTACAAAATTGGCGGATTTAATTTTCATAGTTTCATTCGATCAAAAATGATGCGTAAATATTCCATGGCATGAAATTGTTCGCTGGAAGGCACCATCTTGCGGACTGCAAATTTACACCCTTTCTTTTATTAAGTCAAAGAGAATTGTAAATACACGGTTAAAGCGGTCAATTATCTGTCGAAAATTACCCGTGCCATATCCCGAAAATCCGAATTTTTTGGCAACAGACAGTGGTGATGGCGCGGAATGAAGCGATCATTGAATCGTTCAATATTACTGAAGATAGGTTTAATGTAAGATTATTGTTGATCGATATTATATTTATTGCCTATAAATGTCAAGATGAATATTTTATTTAGTATCATTGTATAGTTGAATATAAATTGGGGTGAAGTAAATTATATAATCCGCTCAGCCCAATTTTTTGTTTATCTCTATAATCAACCTTACATGATTTCAAAGCAGGTGAAGAATCATAGGAAATACCCATTTTTGTTCGCGTTAGTATGTTTGTTTTTTTCAATAACTGCCCAGGCCCAACAGGCAGACGCTAATAAAGAAACCGCTCGTCAGTTACTCGAGATGGCGGAGGAAATTAATCGGAGTACCGCAGTAAAAACACAGACAAGAGACATGTTTGTGCAGGTGGTGGACTTTGACCCCGACAATCAGCGCGCACTGTATATGGCAGGAAAGCTTTACCTGGAAACGGTACAGAAAGAGCGTGCGGTAAAATACCTCAAACACCTTTATGAGCTTAATCCGAAATATCGTTTTGATATTCCCTTCATGATTGGGGAGGCCTATCAGTATGCGATGGATTTTGACAACGCACTGCTTTATTATAACAAGTACAAATCTTATTATGAAAGCCATGTGAATTACCGTGGGCAGGATTTGGTGCCGATGGACTTGGTGAACCGAAAGATTTTTGAGTGTGAGAACGGAAAGAAATTTATGGTGAACCCTTCTCACTGGACGATTGTCAATCTTGGGAGTAACATTAACTCTGATTCCTATGATTTCGCGCCGGTATTTAACGAGGACGAAACCCTGCTGATTTTCACCTCGCGCCGTCAGCAAGATAATATGAACGAAAACGTAGATAAAGATAACTTCTACTTCGAAGATGTTTTCTATTCACGGAAGGTAGACGGGCAGTGGGAGCCGGCAAAAAATATCGGTGCAGGTATCAATACCCGATTTCATGATTCCAACCTCGCGCTTTCTGCCGACGGACACACATTGTTTTTGTACCGTGATGATAACGGAGGAGATATTTACCTGTCGAATTATGATGAAGAAACAGATTCATGGTCGATGCCCGAGCCGGTAAATGGTCGGGTGAACAGCTCTTATTCGGAAAACAGTATTTCGATTTCGCCGGATGGAAAAGCATTGTTTTTCTCCTCAGACCGCCCCGGAGGTTTAGGGAAGCTGGATATTTACGTGGCTACGAAAGACGATAAAGGTGTATGGTCGAGGGTAAGAAACCTCGGAGAGGAAATCAATACGCCTTATGACGATGACAGTCCGTTCATCGATTACGATGGCAAAACCTTGTATTTCTCTTCTAAGGGCCGCGATGGTATGGGTGGTTTTGATATTTTCAAAACAGTTTACGATAGTGCCGCAGGTGTATGGGGAGAGCCTCAAAACTTGGGGTATCCGATCAATACCCCTGATAATGATATTTACTTTGTATCTACTGCTGATGGCAAGCGAGGCTATTATTCTTCTGTTCGTGAGGATGGTTTAGGTTATACGGACATCTATATGGTGCGTGTGCCGGAAGAGTATGAGAAGGAAGAGCAACTGCTGGCGAAAAAGGCGTTGGAAGAAGCGGAAAATGCCAAAGCGCCCGAGGTGCTGGTTGCTGGCGTTGAAGAGGAAAATGTGGTGGCCGTTATTGCACCGGTACGGGTGGCGATTGAGGTACTGGATGCTGCTGATAAAGCGAACATGCAGGCAAAAGTTGTTTTACGATCTACGGAGTCAGGCATGAAGTGGATGGCGGAACGTCAGGAGGATGGCCGCTATGTGATGGAAGTGAAGCCAAGCGAGGGAGACCGTTTTACCCTGAGTGTGGAAGCTTCCGGCTATGTGTTTAAGAATATGAAAATTAAGTTGCCTGAAGCCACCATTACCGAGCAGAATATTGAGCGCACCGTGGCGCTGCAACGCATTGCCAAAGGACAGAAAGGAGTGCTTAGAAATGTGTACTTCAATACATCTTCGGCAAAATTGGAGGAATCTTCCTATGATGAGCTCAGCAAGCTGGAACGTATGCTTGCCGAAAACCCTTCAATGACCGTGGAATTTAGCGGGCATACCGATGCTGTCGGTTCAGCCAAAAACAATAAGAAATTATCATTACGCAGGGCTGAAGCGGTGGTTAGCTTCCTGGAGCAAAAAGGAATTGACCCGACCCGCATGACGGCCAAAGGGTATGGTGAAGAACGCCCATTGGCGACCAACGATGATGAGAAAGAAGGTCGTGAGCTTAACAGGCGTGTTGAATTTGAAATCACAAAGCAATAGTAATCATAGATTTTGATTTGAGGCGGGGGGAATCTCGCCTCTTTTTTTTGCCCTGTGCGAAATCGTATTACCTTTGTGTTTACATTCAACACAGGCAGGTAATTTCATAGCGAATGTATAATATTTAACATTCCACAAACTGTTACTTGACCTGAGCTAAACAAACACGGTAACCAATGAAAGTAGTCCCATATAAAGACCAAGATGGAGGGAAGAAGGCACAAGTGCGCCAGATGTTCAATAATATTTCCAAGCGATATGATCTTCTGAATCATGTGCTTAGCCTTGGGGTGGATATTTACTGGCGTAAGAAGGCCGTGAAGATCCTGAAGAAAGATCAGCCAGAACTGATCCTTGATATTGCAACAGGAACAGGCGATTTCGCTATCGAGGCCTTGAATGCCAACCCAAAGAAAGTGATTGGGGTGGATATCTCAGAGGGGATGCTGGATATGGGGCGCCAAAAAATTAAAGCCAAGGGTCTCGAAGACCGCATAGAGATGCGCCTCGGAGATTCCGAAGGTTTACTTTTTGAAGACAATCACTTCGATGCGGTGATCGTTTCTTTTGGGGTCAGGAATTATGAAAACCTGGAGAAAGGTTTGGCAGATATGTGCCGGGTGTTGAAGCCTGGAGGCCGTTTGGTGATTATTGAATTTTCAAAACCTCGCCATTTTCCTTTCAAACAAATATATAATGCGTATTTTAAGTTTGTGTTGCCGTTAGTTGGGCGAATCATCTCTAAAGATGACTCCGCATACACTTATTTGCCGGAGTCTGTCAATGCTTTCCCTGACGGAGAACGCTTCACAAGTATTCTTGATAATGTTGGCTATAAAGAAACCAAATGCATTCCTTTAACCTTTGGCATAAGCTCTATTTACACCGCAACAAAGTAGTCTTTGGGCTATTATTGTGTTTGTATTTAATGCCGGCCCAGCTGTTTGCTCAGCGGGCCAACGTTCATATTAATCTTCCGCATATTGATCAGAAAAAACTGCACTATGGTTTTTTTATCTCTACCGGGATGTCGGGTTTTAAGTTGACCACAAGCCCTGGGCTGGTCTCGGGAACCGGCATTGATGTGAATGGGAATTCCGTGCCACTGGATACCGTAACGTCCATCACCACCAATCGGCAATTGTCTTTGGGGGTGGGGTTCATTGCCAATTTTAAGCTGTTTGAAGCCCTGGACCTGCGGGTAACACCCAAGGCCGGTTTTTATGATTTCGGGCTGCAATATACCTATGTTACCGACGATGCCGTCGGGCAGCCTGGTGATGCACCCTTCAGGGCGCATAGCGACAATATTGAGAACGTCCGTTTTGAGTTGCCCATCCTGCTGAAGCTGAAATCGCAAAGGCGGGGGAATGTCCGTGCTTACTTTATTGGTGGGGTTAACCCTTCGGTGGAGGTGACCGGAAAGAAGGAGAAAGAGCGATCGTTTGAAATGAATGGCTTTGATATGGCCCTGGAGCTGGGTTTTGGCTTTGATTTATATTATCCCTTGTTCCGGTTTTCTCCGGAAATTCGTTTCTCGCATGGGTTGGTTGACATGAAAGGACCTAACCCCAACAGGCCGATTGCCACCGGCATTGACCGGCTTTCGACCAACAGTATTACTTTGTACTTTAATTTTCAATAATAGAACAAACCTCCCCTGCGGAGGTTTTTTTATGGACTATTATTAGTTCGTAAATTATTGATATGTATTCGAAGCGTTTGGTTTGGAAAGGTTTTTGATATTTTCAGACGTTGGCTCATAATGTCTAAGAAACGCTTAGATGCTTTAAAGTACAATAAACTTAACCATGTTAAAAAAACTACTTGTTATCGCATTAGTTGTAGCATCTTTGGGTGTTGCAGGGCAAGCCGTTGCCCAGGAAAATCATCATGAAGAAGAAAACTCCTTACTGAACTCCCTGAACATATATACAGGCTTCACCTTCATTCCCAAGAAGCACTATGTGGAGGCTGAAGGGCTGGACAATACCGGTAACTGGGTGCCTGCAATAGGCCTGGATTATTTCCGCAAGCTGAGCGAGCGCTGGAGTGTTGGATTTACTGGCGATGTGGAATTGGACCAATATTCTGTGCGTCCGGAAAATTCAACAGAAGCAGAAGAGGAAGTCAGACGTGAGAATGTCATGATCCTTGGTGTTGTTGGTAAATATGAGTTCCTGAAGGGTTTATCGGTATTTGCCGGGCCTGGTTATGAACATGCTTTTGCCGAGGAGGATGAGAATTTCTTTGTCATCAAAACAGGCCTTGAATATGAAATTGAATTTGGCGACGGATGGCAAATCACTCCTTCGGTAACTTATGATTACAAGGATGTTTACCAAACAATCTCTTACGGCTTCTCTGTCGGGAAAAGATTTTAGTGTTTATCACGACTTTCGATACTTTGGGCTGATTCTTTTCCGGAATCAGCCTTTTTTTTAAATCAAATTTTAATTTGAGTCATTCGATTTCCACCAAACTGTTTTTTTTCAGATAAATCGTCCTAAAGTTCTTTTGTTTATGCCTCGTATTTTGGAACTTTGAACTGTAAAGCCTTGAATTTAATATCGAAGCGTAACAGCAGGCCATTGCTTGTTGGTATTTTCAAGAATTCAGGGATAAAAAAGCAGATTACACAGCATACCCTAAGGTATTTTGTGTATTTTGTAAATTGGTAGGAAATTATATTTAATTCGTTTTATAAGGAGCATGGGCTTTTTCGACTTTTTAACAAGTGACATTGCTATAGACCTTGGAACTGCCAACACTCTCATCATATATAAGGATAAAATTGTCGTTGACGAGCCTTCAATCATTGCCATTAATCGTGACACCAATAAAGTGCTGGCGATTGGGCATGAGGCCATGCAGATGCACGAAAAAACGCATGAGTCAATCAAGACAATCCGACCTTTGAAAGACGGGGTGATTGCAGATTTCCACGCAGCAGAGCAAATGATTAGGGGGATGATCAAAATGATCGACACACGTAATCGCTTTATACCTTCATTTACCAATCACCGCATGGTGATCTGTATTCCTTCCGGAATTACAGAGGTGGAGAAAAGAGCCGTACGTGACTCCGCAGAACACGCAGGTGCTAAGGAAGTATATTTGATTCATGAACCTATTGCTGCCGCTTTAGGGATTGGTATTGATATCGAACAGCCCGTAGGGTCAATGGTCGTGGATATCGGAGGGGGAACCACCGAGATCGCCGTTATTGCACTTTCGGGAATCGTTTGTGATCAGTCGATTCGTGTAGCAGGTGATACCTTCAACAGAGATATCCTGGATTATATGCGCCGTCAGCACAATTTACTGATTGGGGAACGCTCCGCAGAAAAAGTAAAAGTGGCTGTTGGTTCAGCGCTTACTGAGCTGGATGAGCCACCTGAGGATTACCAAATCCGTGGACGTGATTTAATGACAGGTATTCCAAAAGTGGTTTCGATTTCATATTCAGAAATTGCTTTCGCGATTGATAAATCAGTATCTAAAATTGAAGAAGCCGTATTGAAAGCCCTGGAGATTGCTCCACCGGAATTGTCGGCAGATATTTATGATAATGGTATTCACCTTACTGGTGGTGGAGCCTTGCTTCGTGGCCTTGACAAGCGTTTGGCGTTAAAGACCAAATTGCCGATTCATGTGGCTGACGATCCATTAAGAGCGGTTGTTCGTGGTACAGGAAAATCATTGAAACATATGGATGGTAACCGTGCCGTGTTGATGACCTAATCTTTACAAGATCCCTGGGGCGATAAGTTACTGCGGTATGTTATCGTCCTACATTTAAAAAATTACAATTCAACATTTGGCCACAATTGCGGGTCGGGTGTTGAATTTTTCAT is a window from the Persicobacter psychrovividus genome containing:
- a CDS encoding outer membrane beta-barrel protein, which encodes MHSFNLWHKLYLHRNKVVFGLLLCLYLMPAQLFAQRANVHINLPHIDQKKLHYGFFISTGMSGFKLTTSPGLVSGTGIDVNGNSVPLDTVTSITTNRQLSLGVGFIANFKLFEALDLRVTPKAGFYDFGLQYTYVTDDAVGQPGDAPFRAHSDNIENVRFELPILLKLKSQRRGNVRAYFIGGVNPSVEVTGKKEKERSFEMNGFDMALELGFGFDLYYPLFRFSPEIRFSHGLVDMKGPNPNRPIATGIDRLSTNSITLYFNFQ
- a CDS encoding DUF5606 domain-containing protein; translation: MNFSEICAIAGKGGLFKVLKPTRAGVIVESINEPGKKLVANANSRVSILQEISIYTTDDEGACPLRDVMLKIREEFGEDPGVNSTSSTEELRSFMRHILPNHDEERVYTSDIKKLVSWYKTLLSEAPEVFEESADADSPEAAE
- a CDS encoding OmpA family protein, which gives rise to MFFSITAQAQQADANKETARQLLEMAEEINRSTAVKTQTRDMFVQVVDFDPDNQRALYMAGKLYLETVQKERAVKYLKHLYELNPKYRFDIPFMIGEAYQYAMDFDNALLYYNKYKSYYESHVNYRGQDLVPMDLVNRKIFECENGKKFMVNPSHWTIVNLGSNINSDSYDFAPVFNEDETLLIFTSRRQQDNMNENVDKDNFYFEDVFYSRKVDGQWEPAKNIGAGINTRFHDSNLALSADGHTLFLYRDDNGGDIYLSNYDEETDSWSMPEPVNGRVNSSYSENSISISPDGKALFFSSDRPGGLGKLDIYVATKDDKGVWSRVRNLGEEINTPYDDDSPFIDYDGKTLYFSSKGRDGMGGFDIFKTVYDSAAGVWGEPQNLGYPINTPDNDIYFVSTADGKRGYYSSVREDGLGYTDIYMVRVPEEYEKEEQLLAKKALEEAENAKAPEVLVAGVEEENVVAVIAPVRVAIEVLDAADKANMQAKVVLRSTESGMKWMAERQEDGRYVMEVKPSEGDRFTLSVEASGYVFKNMKIKLPEATITEQNIERTVALQRIAKGQKGVLRNVYFNTSSAKLEESSYDELSKLERMLAENPSMTVEFSGHTDAVGSAKNNKKLSLRRAEAVVSFLEQKGIDPTRMTAKGYGEERPLATNDDEKEGRELNRRVEFEITKQ
- a CDS encoding quinone-dependent dihydroorotate dehydrogenase, which encodes MYKSVIRPFLFKHDPEDIHHAIVKMLKGSLSIPFSRPICRALFNFKHPKLEREVFGIKFPNPVGLAAGFDKDAKLIDEFAQMGFGHIEIGTVTPKGQPGNPRPRIFRLPEDQALINRMGFNNDGVEATIERLKKRSSSIIVGGNIGKNKVTPNEEAFEDYKLAFEALFPHVDYFTCNISSPNTPNLRELQEKEPLKKLLSEVKALNATKDQPKPILLKIAPDLTNEQLNDIIEIVQEVNIDGVIATNTTIERGGLQTTDNRIEEIGAGGLSGAPLRERSTEVIRYLHKQSNGAFPIVGVGGINSPEDAVEKMKAGAALVQIYSGFIYQGPSFMKEINKAILKAGL
- the yihA gene encoding ribosome biogenesis GTP-binding protein YihA/YsxC, which produces MKIKSANFVISNTDISKCPKANKAEFAFIGRSNVGKSSLINALTERKSLAKTSSTPGKTQLINHFEINDEWYLVDLPGYGYAKVSKTSRSKWGKMIETYLKARENLLCTFVLVDSRHEPQKVDTAFMNWLGENEIPFVIVFTKCDKQSHTKLQSNIAKYRKIMKKTWEELPTMITTSSESGLGREELLAFIGEIAEGFHSGVGNH
- a CDS encoding rod shape-determining protein, translated to MGFFDFLTSDIAIDLGTANTLIIYKDKIVVDEPSIIAINRDTNKVLAIGHEAMQMHEKTHESIKTIRPLKDGVIADFHAAEQMIRGMIKMIDTRNRFIPSFTNHRMVICIPSGITEVEKRAVRDSAEHAGAKEVYLIHEPIAAALGIGIDIEQPVGSMVVDIGGGTTEIAVIALSGIVCDQSIRVAGDTFNRDILDYMRRQHNLLIGERSAEKVKVAVGSALTELDEPPEDYQIRGRDLMTGIPKVVSISYSEIAFAIDKSVSKIEEAVLKALEIAPPELSADIYDNGIHLTGGGALLRGLDKRLALKTKLPIHVADDPLRAVVRGTGKSLKHMDGNRAVLMT
- a CDS encoding DNA translocase FtsK — translated: MAENTFITNNTPKESANSAPAPKVSAQKQKATPESKKKKTKLKRPTFHKDKRFQLSSGIFLMLGAAFATLAMISFIFTGHADQSIMESFLATGVRAAGVEAANWLGITGAWVSYIFMYRLTGVASFTIPVLIFLWGAKITFDKVTIDLRRIRNFIIFFNLWLATFMSLCLLMSESRTYHGYWSFLGGGIGHEIALLFDELFGWGAFIILLIIVGTFIIYFFDIKESLRLPQFSAPDFLKRKHSEDTDATDQEEELTEEAPIPPVSAQEELQPKNNKPAAPAPKKVALTIEKTPPEPQQETEEEPLPFEVPEVVLKPQSMRNKVLVPEEEALTPNEDSATPESENDASEAQEIPLPLPKKKQEITAEEEENLELSVEVAEVDDKAEEDEDEATNVLNSEPYDPHLDLGSYEFPSAELLTAYPPNDQEISEEELQENSDKIVETLQNFRINIDSIKATIGPTVTLYEIVPARGVKISKIKNLEDDIALSLSALGIRIIAPIPGKGTVGIEVPNTVKEMVSMRSVLDTDKFQKSNKILPVVIGKTISNEVFVFDLAKMPHLLIAGATGQGKSVGLNAVLTSLLYKKHPSELKFILVDPKKVELTLYNKIEKHFLAKLPDEDEAIITDTKKVVNTLNSLCIEMDSRYDLLKNAGCRNIKEYNAKFVSRKLNPLDGHRFLPYIVLVIDELADLMMTAGKEVETPIARLAQLARAIGIHLVVATQRPSVNVITGIIKANFPARLSFKVTSKIDSRTILDAGGAEQLIGRGDMLLSQGSDLIRLQCAFVDTPEVDRVCDFISEQRSYSTAYLLPEYVGEEGENGAAGVDLSERDVLFEEAAYTVIRHQSGSTSLIQRKLKLGYNRAGRIIDQLEAAGIVGPAQGSKARELLVNDEYALEQLLDNM
- the ubiE gene encoding bifunctional demethylmenaquinone methyltransferase/2-methoxy-6-polyprenyl-1,4-benzoquinol methylase UbiE → MKVVPYKDQDGGKKAQVRQMFNNISKRYDLLNHVLSLGVDIYWRKKAVKILKKDQPELILDIATGTGDFAIEALNANPKKVIGVDISEGMLDMGRQKIKAKGLEDRIEMRLGDSEGLLFEDNHFDAVIVSFGVRNYENLEKGLADMCRVLKPGGRLVIIEFSKPRHFPFKQIYNAYFKFVLPLVGRIISKDDSAYTYLPESVNAFPDGERFTSILDNVGYKETKCIPLTFGISSIYTATK